One part of the Numenius arquata chromosome 24, bNumArq3.hap1.1, whole genome shotgun sequence genome encodes these proteins:
- the PTPN22 gene encoding tyrosine-protein phosphatase non-receptor type 22: protein MDQRQILQQNLERARGKKLNQDEFVEEFLKLKRQSTKYRSDKIYPTAASEQPENIKKNRYKDILPFDHSRVELSLITSDADSHYINANFIKGVYGPRAYIATQGPLPTTVIDFWRMIWEYKVLIVVMACMEFEMGKKKCERYWAEEGSPQQCGPFAVTCEAEEKKNEYVIRTLKVTLNEEIRTIHQFHYKNWPDHDVPSSIDPILELIGEIRCYQPDDSIPICIHCSAGCGRTGVICAIDYTQKLLRDGIVPVNFSIFSLIQEMRTQRPSIVQTKEQYELVYDAVIELFERQIKALDAQEDSAASQVQTRHPVAKPLLTPLEDIYSLSLLTCSDQEEQDMHRGLPPAEQSKVPPTSWSATGGRDSPGHGAQPIRQAISFGTLNFINCRKAAAAQKWGAGDALQKHRSLELNSISPEQLLLPLEPPGAGRRGPRGRAPLTRTASTPFVLPQWGEGWECGGGDAKPGLSSQLPNAGYLSSRVKTQDGFSPVEPNHLSQDVDGPPRRRKHGQCPYPYFCSAEDPYFSSLSPDDPMSPVFAESFAEAQDAPLPPCAARALLQPAVASPPLPSAVSHHAPRLRDERVSSLTILPQPDDDDPPPLPERTPESFIVAGESGQFPLATSDFQLPARNTNVGTSLEWSGESHSERFNDSVRLRPSKSVKLRSPQTETTRDRSNSPPPLPERTPESFVLADAASLQPAARNSTSSPLGSENSASEMWPEPTKCFRRSKSLKILKNVKKGICGPSSQTKPSESAPSNHSRSFLNFGFANRFSKPKGPRNPPPAWNI, encoded by the exons ATGGACCAAAGGCAGATTCTGCAGCAAAACCTGGAAAGGGCCCGAGGCAAGAAGCTCAACCAAGACGAGTTTGTAGAGGAGTTTTTG AAGCTGAAAAGGCAGTCAACAAAGTACAGATCGGATAAAATCTACCCTACAGCAGCATCTGAGCAACCAGAGAACATCAAGAAGAACAGATACAAGGACATATTACCCT TTGACCACAGCAGAGTGGAGTTGTCCCTGATCACATCAGATGCAGATTCTCATTACATCAATGCCAACTTCATCAAG GGCGTCTATGGGCCAAGAGCATACATTGCAACCCAAGGTCCTCTCCCCACTACTGTCATTGACTTTTGGAGGATGATTTGGGAGTATAAAGTCCTG ATCGTGGTCATGGCTTGTATGGAGTTTGAAATGGGAAAG AAGAAATGTGAGCGGTACTGGGCCGAGGAGGGCTCTCCCCAGCAGTGCGGTCCCTTCGCCGTCACCTGC gaagctgaagagaagaaaaatgagtatGTGATTAGGACCTTAAAGGTGACCCTGAATGAG GAAATCCGCACCATCCACCAGTTCCACTATAAAAACTGGCCGGACCATGATGTCCCCTCATCCATTGACCCCATCCTGGAACTCATCGGCGAGATTCGCTGCTACCAGCCGGATGACAGCATCCCCATCTGCATCCACTGCAG TGCTGGCTGTGGGAGGACAGGAGTCATCTGTGCCATCGACTACACCCAGAAGCTGCTGAGGGACGGG ATTGTTCCAGTGAACTTCAGTATTTTTAGTCTGATCCAGGAAATGCGCACGCAAAGGCCTTCCATAGTGCAGACCAAG GAGCAGTATGAGCTGGTTTATGACGCAGTGATCGAGCTCTTCGAAAGGCAGATTAAAGCACTCGATGCCCAGGAAGATTCTGCTGCTTCACAG GTACAAACAAGGCATCCTGTAGCCAAGCCTCTTCTGACTCCACTGGAAGATATCTATTCCCTCAGTTTACTAACCTG CTCGGACCAAGAGGAACAGGACATGCATCGAGGTCTTCCTCCGGCGGAACAAAGCAAAGTCCCCCCGACATCGTGGTCTGCCACGGGAGGACGGGACAGCCCTGGGCATGGAGCCCAGCCCATCAGACAGGCCATCTCCTTCGGCACTTTGAACTTCATCAACTGCAGGAAGGCGGCTGCTGCCCAAAAGTGGGGTGCTGGGGACGCTCTTCAGAAGCACCGCAGTTTGGAGCTCAACAGCATCTCTCCGGAGCAGCTGCTTCTCCCCCTGGAGCCGCCGGGAGCCGGCCGGAGAGGGCCCCGTGGCAGAGCCCCTCTGACACGGACTGCATCGACCCCCTTCGTGCTGCCGCAgtggggagagggctgggaatGCGGCGGAGGGGATGCAAAGCCCGGTTTGAGTTCACAGTTGCCGAACGCCGGCTACTTGAGCTCTCGGGTGAAGACGCAGGATGGATTTTCCCCTGTTGAGCCGAACCACTTGAGCCAAGACGTGGATGGCCCCCCACGCCGCAGGAAACATGGGCAATGTCCTTACCCTTACTTCTGCTCAGCAGAAGACCCCtacttctcttccctctctccagatgaccccatgtcccccgtgtTTGCTGAGAGCTTTGCGGAGGCGCAGGACGCACCTCTCCCTCCCTGCGCTGCGAGGGCCCTGCTGCAGCCCGCCGTGGCCAGCCCCCCGCTGCCCAGCGCCGTGTCCCACCACGCTCCACGGCTGCGTGACGAGAGGGTGTCCTCCCTGA CCATCCTGCCACAGCCAGATGATGATGATCCTCCGCCCCTGCCCGAGCGAACCCCCGAGTCCTTCATTGTGGCTGGAGAATCTG GACAATTTCCTCTGGCCACTTCTGATTTTCAGCTTCCAGCCAGAAACACAAATGTCGGAACCTCTCTGGAGTGGAGTGGTGAGTCTCACTCAGAGAGGTTTAACGACTCAGTGAGACTGAGACCATCTAAG AGTGTGAAGCTTCGGAGCCCACAAACAG aGACAACCCGGGATCGTTCTAACTCTCCTCCTCCACTTCCTGAAAGAACCCCGGAGTCATTTGTTCTTGCTGATGCAGCAA GTCTGCAGCCAGCTGCTAGAAATTCTACATCGAGTCCTCTGGGCTCGGAGAATAGCGCTTCTGAAATGTGGCCAGAGCCTACGAAATGCTTCAGGAGAAGCAAG agcttgaaaatattgaaaaatgtgaaaaagg GCATCTGCGGTCCATCTTCACAGACAAAACCATCAGAATCAGCCCCATCAAACCATTCCAGGTCTTTCCTTAACTTTG gCTTTGCAAATCGATTTTCAAAACCTAAAGGACCAAGAAACCCACCCCCAGCATGGAACATTTAG